A section of the Harmonia axyridis chromosome 2, icHarAxyr1.1, whole genome shotgun sequence genome encodes:
- the LOC123673480 gene encoding uncharacterized protein LOC123673480 isoform X1, whose amino-acid sequence MDQQALCSICDTVLINDTDTVVSVKERGLKKLIEKSIEKEDRKSELWLGKIEVSFHEKCRKSYPMSTSSIKRKSKLSTDPSSSHFTSSVVGPSILPASTSTNLNFDFVNLCFFCKMSLDRKHKRVHLIANKYTQDQILDIARRQNDEFSTELIKRIKDINLVDCKASYHHKCYVNFNKLVKEPKISTLKEQTARIFNRICKHIEESCQYTFSLRELKDIMGDDPLSNFVLFRMLKEKYKDDIFISHHRGKEAMIYYKTFDISKICSDWFTGDGDEMDDLQKQTILNVAVKILRNEIIKHDSRNTSYPPASSFLDDVVSSIPPLLTSFLGNLLCKDNSDQYSDNFIVRDSIAHSIVSYLRPKQFISSLQLAVGSYVHRKTGSRLIVDLLSKLGVCASYYHIQLHEACTVINPPALKINSDKPFAQFVFDNTDHNAKTLDGKETFHCLGGIVAYTPESSISFEENIVKFKKMPKPQELVSKHVIPQLPYGSFNTKALQSLEFIAIKNIPVRKSPVISTYYSAYLWAKFFEVKNVPSWKGYMEVLSSGIPYTMSQIVCLPFINGPPSNLTTLNSSLHYAAAETRKLNRQTCFVTYDQPLYAKALSIVQESNSEELKNVVVRLGGFHLLMSYLGAIGYIMSESGIEDLWTTVYAGDSVKKMLTGHAYARALRAHIMSFTALGIIICRSLKPSDEFQDSIKKFFGTWDSEPPLLTDCDDEPIITDMCERFVQQLAVMEKNGPTSKLWIQYFKSIIIALQFLEAERLGNWELHLQSVKEMLPFFHASGHYPYAKYAQIYLQQMADLELIMDPGEYDEFTKEGFFTIRRSEKAWAGIWSDMVIEQTLNRFFGTDLKHGRGVTSSVVTRYLVAMPSAFNIMECLETYCKIESSNSEQHVDISRSRITKDEVGIKKFLFWLDERNPFEVRTSLVSLSTGIIGGPTINCHNAVEVGLQGIATMVGKNIDNVSLSNAFKVKTLANAKSGMHIGDDFVAVDSFLLIQRISVFFHGNVEETRNALKYELSPFPLSLFDEHGLMRKTPKSELYNVFQPYIQSPALISGSGSIFVIDGGWLLHSYVWPHGKKYSDICYLYYSYLIKHFGSNVTVIFDGYSKETIGIKSYERYRRKEKCVAADVEISEDNLVTLTQKKFLSNIANKKQFVNLLSNNLQNRGISTNIASEDADLLIVKTAIDLKRRRNQSVTIVGNDIDLLIILISLVSDEEVIYFYKMTPGKQANVIYSTEYDKNLKPFLLFAHAFAGCDTTSAIFKKGKKSIISLLKKKSYLQALISVFYESNRSIEELYAVSEKIIFHLYGQSITDELTLGELRYRIFSLSAAAFKKEVILASLPPTESALREHTKRVYYQIQQWLGNNLNPDDWGWRRTLFMMIPIMSNAEPAPKELIDKVSCSCKTNCLSARCGCKKSGLKCNKFCKSFQGQSCDNASARSFNLEDDENEDKEDEERDDSDDENDDDGNVYEDENDGEEETTVEDGEQENEAICTGRKTVKNTRSKVSTQKIFCDCRTNCASARCSCRKSSLKCNELCKFCHGDTCNNSINAGVDTNEDSEYETHTKANDKDEETPTEEENEGSSTVRDSSPLDEIYINFEKF is encoded by the exons atggatcaacaagcattatgcagtatttgtgacacagttttgatcaatgacaccgacactgttgtttcagtgaaagagagaggattaaaaaagttgattgagaaaagcattgagaAGGAAGACAGAAAAAGCGAGTTATGGCTCGGAAAGATTGAAGtaagttttcatgaaaaatgtagGAAGTCGTATCCTATGTCTACCTCTTCAATtaagagaaaatcaaaattatctacTGATCCATCTTCATCACATTTTACATCATCTGTAGTTGGACCAAGTATACTACCAGCGTCAACttcaacaaatttgaattttgattttgtaaatctatgttttttttgtaaaatgtcaTTGGATCGCAAGCATAAACGGGTCCATTTGATAGCTAATAAGTACACACAAGACCAGATACTGGATATTGCCAGGAGGCAAAATGATGAGTTTAGTACTGAATTGATTAAACGCATTAAAGACATCAACCTAGTTGACTGTAAAGCTAGTTATCATCATAAATGCTACGTGAATTTTAATAAGCTCGTGAAGGAACCAAAAATCTCTACCCTTAAAGAACAAACAGCTAGGATTTTTAATCGAATTTGCAAACACATTGAAGAAAGCTGTCAGTATACATTTAGTTTGCGGGAACTAAAAGATATCATGGGAGATGATCCCTTGAgtaactttgttttatttcgaatgttgaaagaaaaatataaagatgatatcttcatatcTCATCATCGAGGTAAGGAAGCAATGATCTATTATAAAACATTCgatatttctaaaatttgtaGCGATTGGTTCACTGGTGATGGCGATGAAATGGATGATTTACAAAAGCAAACAATTTTGAATGTCGCTGTCAAAATACTCCgtaatgaaattattaaacACGATTCTCGTAATACATCGTACCCTCCTGCGTCCAGTTTTCTTGACGATGTTGTGTCATCAATTCCGCCATTATTAACTTCGTTCCTTGGAAATTTACTATGCAAGGATAACAGTGACCAATACagtgataattttattgttAGAGATTCAATAGCACATTCCATCGTCAGTTATTTACGTCCCAAACAATTTATATCATCTCTCCAATTGGCAGTTGGTTCATATGTCCACAGAAAAACTGGTTCCAGACTAATTGTTGATCTGTTGAGCAAATTAGGTGTTTGTGCCTCATATTATCACATTCAGTTGCATGAAGCTTGTACAGTTATTAATCCTCCAGCTCTTAAAATTAATAGTGATAAGCCATTTGCACAATTTGTGTTTGATAATACTGATCACAATGCTAAAACATTAGATGGTAAAGAGACTTTTCATTGCCTTGGTGGAATAGTAGCGTATACGCCTGAATCGTCTATaagcttcgaagaaaatattgttaaatttaaGAAAATGCCAAAACCTCAGGAATTAGTATCAAAACACGTTATTCCCCAATTACCTTACGGGTCTTTTAACACTAAGGCTCTACAATCACTAGAATTcattgcgataaaaaacattCCAGTGAGAAAATCACCTGTGATATCAACTTATTATTCTGCGTATCTTTGGGCCAAGTTCTTCGAGGTTAAGAACGTACCATCTTGGAAAGGATATATGGAAGTTTTGTCTTCCGGGATTCCTTATACAATGTCGCAAATTGTTTGCTTACCATTTATAAATGGACCACCGTCAAATTTGACGACATTAAATAGTTCTTTACACTATGCAGCAGCTGAAACTCGTAAATTAAATAGACAGACATGTTTTGTCACATATGACCAGCCATTATATGCTAAAGCTCTTTCGATAGTACAAGAATCGAAtagtgaagaattaaaaaatgttgtcgTTCGTCTTGGTGGCTTCCACCTGTTAATGTCATACCTGGGAGCAATCGGTTACATTATGTCTGAGAGTGGAATTGAAGATTTATGGACAACAGTCTATGCAGGTGATTCTGTAAAGAAAATGTTAACTGGTCATGCTTATGCTAGAGCGTTGCGAGCTCATATCATGTCGTTCACCGCACTTGGTATTATAATTTGTAGAAGCTTGAAACCTTCGGATGAATTCCAAGATTCTATTAAAAAGTTTTTCGGTACGTGGGATTCAGAACCTCCACTTCTAACAGATTGTGATGACGAACCAATAATAACTGATATGTGCGAAAGATTTGTACAGCAACTGGCAGTGATGGAAAAAAATGGTCCAACATCTAAATTATGGATCCAGTATTTCAAAAGCATTATTATTGCATTGCAATTTTTAGAAGCGGAACGATTAGGCAATTGGGAACTACACTTACAAAGCGTCAAAGAGATGTTACCATTCTTCCATGCAAGTGGACATTATCCATATGCGAAATACGCTCAAATTTATTTGCAACAAATGGCTGACCTCGAGTTAATTATGGATCCAGGAGAATATGACGAATTCACGAAGGAAGGTTTTTTTACAATTCGTAGATCCGAAAAAGCATGGGCTGGAATTTGGTCAGACATGGTTATTGAACAGACCCTCAATCGTTTCTTCGGTACTGACTTGAAGCATGGAAGAGGTGTTACTTCCAGTGTTGTAACAAGATATTTAGTAGCAATGCCATCAGCATTCAATATCATGGAATGTTTAGAGACATATTGCAAGATTGAATCAAGCAACAGTGAACAACATGTTGATATTTCAAGAAGTAGAATCACAAAAGATGAAgtaggaattaaaaaatttttgttttggcttgatgaaagaaATCCATTTGAGGTTAGAACTTCATTAGTATCACTCTCTACTGGAATCATAGGTGGACCAACAATTAATTGTCATAATGCAGTAGAAGTTGGATTGCAAGGTATAGCTACCATGGTtggtaaaaatattgataacgtTTCTTTGTCTAACGCGTTCAAAGTGAAAACACTTGCAAATGCGAAAAGTGGTATGCATATTGGCGATGATTTTGTTGCTGTCGACTCATTCTTGTTAATTCAGAGAATATCAgtattttttcatggcaatGTTGAAGAAACACGCAATGCATTGAAGTACGAGTTGTCACCGTTTCCTCTGAGCTTATTCGACGAACATGGATTAATGAGAAAAACACCAAAATCAGAATTGTATAACGTTTTCCAGCCATACATTCAATCGCCTGCCTTAATATCTGGATCTGgatcaatttttgtaattgatGGTGGCTGGCTTCTGCATAGCTATGTTTGGCCGCATGGAAAGAAATACTCAGACATTTGTTACCTTTACTACTCTTATCTTATTAAACATTTTGGATCTAACGTGACAGTCATATTCGATGGCTACTCGAAGGAAACAATAGGAATTAAGTCCTACGAAAGATATCGCAGAAAAGAAAAATGTGTTGCTGCAGATGTTGAGATTTCTGAAGATAATCTCGTGACCTTGACCCAAAAGAAGTTCCTGTCCAATATTGCAAATAAGAAACAATTTGTAAACTTACTGAGTAATAATCTTCAAAACCGTGGTATTAGCACGAATATAGCTTCAGAAGACGCGGATCTTTTAATTGTCAAAACTGCAATCGAtttaaaaagaagaagaaatcaatccGTGACGATAGTTGGTAATGATATTGACTTACTTATCATTTTGATTTCACTTGTCTCTGACGAAGAGGTAATATACTTTTATAAAATGACACCAGGAAAACAAGCTAATGTTATTTATTCTACGGAATACGATAAAAATTTGAAgccttttttgctttttgcgcaTGCATTTGCAGGTTGCGACACTACAAgtgcaatttttaaaaaaggaaaaaaaagtataatatctttattgaaaaaaaaatcttatttgcAAGCTCTAATTTCTGTTTTCTATGAGTCTAATCGTTCAATTGAGGAATTATACGcagtatctgaaaaaattatattccatCTCTATGGTCAAAGTATTACAGATGAACTGACACTTGGTGAATTAAGATATAGGATATTTTCATTATCGGCTGCTGCTTTTAAAAAAGAAGTTATCTTAGCTTCTTTACCACCGACTGAATCAGCCCTACGAGAACATACAAAACGAGTGTATTATCAAATTCAACAGTGGTTAGGCAACAATCTAAATCCGGACGATTGGGGTTGGAGAAGAACCTTATTTATGATGATACCTATCATGTCAAACGCGGAACCAGCACCAAAGGAGTTAATAGATAAA GTTTCTTGTAGCTGTAAAACGAATTGTTTATCAGCTCGATGTGGTTGCAAAAAAAGTGgtttaaaatgcaataaattttgtaaaagtttccaaggccaaagctgtgaTAACGCTTCTGCAAGATCGTTTAATCTTGAGgatgatgaaaatgaagataaagaagatgaagaaagagatgatagtgatgatgaaaatgatgatgatggaAATGTTTATGAGGATGAAAATGATGGTGAAGAAGAAACTACTGTCGAAGACGGAGAACAAGAAAATGAAGCTATATGTACAGGACGTAAAACTGTTAAAAACACTCGTTCAAAAGTATCCACACAAAAG ATTTTTTGTGATTGTAGAACCAATTGTGCATCAGCAAGATGTAGTTGTAGAAAAAGTTCTCTCAAATGTAATGAATTATGCAAGTTTTGTCATGGTGATACATGCAATAACAGTATAAATGCAGGCGTTGATACCAATGAAGATAGTGAATATGAGACACATACAAAAGCTAACGATAAAGACGAAGAAACACCTACTGAAGAAGAAAACGAAGGAAGCTCAACTGTTAGAGACAGCAGTCCActtgatgaaatttatattaactttgaaaaattttaa
- the LOC123673480 gene encoding uncharacterized protein LOC123673480 isoform X2 — protein MDQQALCSICDTVLINDTDTVVSVKERGLKKLIEKSIEKEDRKSELWLGKIEVSFHEKCRKSYPMSTSSIKRKSKLSTDPSSSHFTSSVVGPSILPASTSTNLNFDFVNLCFFCKMSLDRKHKRVHLIANKYTQDQILDIARRQNDEFSTELIKRIKDINLVDCKASYHHKCYVNFNKLVKEPKISTLKEQTARIFNRICKHIEESCQYTFSLRELKDIMGDDPLSNFVLFRMLKEKYKDDIFISHHRGKEAMIYYKTFDISKICSDWFTGDGDEMDDLQKQTILNVAVKILRNEIIKHDSRNTSYPPASSFLDDVVSSIPPLLTSFLGNLLCKDNSDQYSDNFIVRDSIAHSIVSYLRPKQFISSLQLAVGSYVHRKTGSRLIVDLLSKLGVCASYYHIQLHEACTVINPPALKINSDKPFAQFVFDNTDHNAKTLDGKETFHCLGGIVAYTPESSISFEENIVKFKKMPKPQELVSKHVIPQLPYGSFNTKALQSLEFIAIKNIPVRKSPVISTYYSAYLWAKFFEVKNVPSWKGYMEVLSSGIPYTMSQIVCLPFINGPPSNLTTLNSSLHYAAAETRKLNRQTCFVTYDQPLYAKALSIVQESNSEELKNVVVRLGGFHLLMSYLGAIGYIMSESGIEDLWTTVYAGDSVKKMLTGHAYARALRAHIMSFTALGIIICRSLKPSDEFQDSIKKFFGTWDSEPPLLTDCDDEPIITDMCERFVQQLAVMEKNGPTSKLWIQYFKSIIIALQFLEAERLGNWELHLQSVKEMLPFFHASGHYPYAKYAQIYLQQMADLELIMDPGEYDEFTKEGFFTIRRSEKAWAGIWSDMVIEQTLNRFFGTDLKHGRGVTSSVVTRYLVAMPSAFNIMECLETYCKIESSNSEQHVDISRSRITKDEVGIKKFLFWLDERNPFEVRTSLVSLSTGIIGGPTINCHNAVEVGLQGIATMVGKNIDNVSLSNAFKVKTLANAKSGMHIGDDFVAVDSFLLIQRISVFFHGNVEETRNALKYELSPFPLSLFDEHGLMRKTPKSELYNVFQPYIQSPALISGSGSIFVIDGGWLLHSYVWPHGKKYSDICYLYYSYLIKHFGSNVTVIFDGYSKETIGIKSYERYRRKEKCVAADVEISEDNLVTLTQKKFLSNIANKKQFVNLLSNNLQNRGISTNIASEDADLLIVKTAIDLKRRRNQSVTIVGNDIDLLIILISLVSDEEVIYFYKMTPGKQANVIYSTEYDKNLKPFLLFAHAFAGCDTTSAIFKKGKKSIISLLKKKSYLQALISVFYESNRSIEELYAVSEKIIFHLYGQSITDELTLGELRYRIFSLSAAAFKKEVILASLPPTESALREHTKRVYYQIQQWLGNNLNPDDWGWRRTLFMMIPIMSNAEPAPKELIDKVSCSCKTNCLSARCGCKKSGLKCNKFCKSFQGQSCDNASARSFNLEDDENEDKEDEERDDSDDENDDDGNVYEDENDGEEETTVEDGEQENEAICTGRKTVKNTRSKVSTQKNQLCISKM, from the exons atggatcaacaagcattatgcagtatttgtgacacagttttgatcaatgacaccgacactgttgtttcagtgaaagagagaggattaaaaaagttgattgagaaaagcattgagaAGGAAGACAGAAAAAGCGAGTTATGGCTCGGAAAGATTGAAGtaagttttcatgaaaaatgtagGAAGTCGTATCCTATGTCTACCTCTTCAATtaagagaaaatcaaaattatctacTGATCCATCTTCATCACATTTTACATCATCTGTAGTTGGACCAAGTATACTACCAGCGTCAACttcaacaaatttgaattttgattttgtaaatctatgttttttttgtaaaatgtcaTTGGATCGCAAGCATAAACGGGTCCATTTGATAGCTAATAAGTACACACAAGACCAGATACTGGATATTGCCAGGAGGCAAAATGATGAGTTTAGTACTGAATTGATTAAACGCATTAAAGACATCAACCTAGTTGACTGTAAAGCTAGTTATCATCATAAATGCTACGTGAATTTTAATAAGCTCGTGAAGGAACCAAAAATCTCTACCCTTAAAGAACAAACAGCTAGGATTTTTAATCGAATTTGCAAACACATTGAAGAAAGCTGTCAGTATACATTTAGTTTGCGGGAACTAAAAGATATCATGGGAGATGATCCCTTGAgtaactttgttttatttcgaatgttgaaagaaaaatataaagatgatatcttcatatcTCATCATCGAGGTAAGGAAGCAATGATCTATTATAAAACATTCgatatttctaaaatttgtaGCGATTGGTTCACTGGTGATGGCGATGAAATGGATGATTTACAAAAGCAAACAATTTTGAATGTCGCTGTCAAAATACTCCgtaatgaaattattaaacACGATTCTCGTAATACATCGTACCCTCCTGCGTCCAGTTTTCTTGACGATGTTGTGTCATCAATTCCGCCATTATTAACTTCGTTCCTTGGAAATTTACTATGCAAGGATAACAGTGACCAATACagtgataattttattgttAGAGATTCAATAGCACATTCCATCGTCAGTTATTTACGTCCCAAACAATTTATATCATCTCTCCAATTGGCAGTTGGTTCATATGTCCACAGAAAAACTGGTTCCAGACTAATTGTTGATCTGTTGAGCAAATTAGGTGTTTGTGCCTCATATTATCACATTCAGTTGCATGAAGCTTGTACAGTTATTAATCCTCCAGCTCTTAAAATTAATAGTGATAAGCCATTTGCACAATTTGTGTTTGATAATACTGATCACAATGCTAAAACATTAGATGGTAAAGAGACTTTTCATTGCCTTGGTGGAATAGTAGCGTATACGCCTGAATCGTCTATaagcttcgaagaaaatattgttaaatttaaGAAAATGCCAAAACCTCAGGAATTAGTATCAAAACACGTTATTCCCCAATTACCTTACGGGTCTTTTAACACTAAGGCTCTACAATCACTAGAATTcattgcgataaaaaacattCCAGTGAGAAAATCACCTGTGATATCAACTTATTATTCTGCGTATCTTTGGGCCAAGTTCTTCGAGGTTAAGAACGTACCATCTTGGAAAGGATATATGGAAGTTTTGTCTTCCGGGATTCCTTATACAATGTCGCAAATTGTTTGCTTACCATTTATAAATGGACCACCGTCAAATTTGACGACATTAAATAGTTCTTTACACTATGCAGCAGCTGAAACTCGTAAATTAAATAGACAGACATGTTTTGTCACATATGACCAGCCATTATATGCTAAAGCTCTTTCGATAGTACAAGAATCGAAtagtgaagaattaaaaaatgttgtcgTTCGTCTTGGTGGCTTCCACCTGTTAATGTCATACCTGGGAGCAATCGGTTACATTATGTCTGAGAGTGGAATTGAAGATTTATGGACAACAGTCTATGCAGGTGATTCTGTAAAGAAAATGTTAACTGGTCATGCTTATGCTAGAGCGTTGCGAGCTCATATCATGTCGTTCACCGCACTTGGTATTATAATTTGTAGAAGCTTGAAACCTTCGGATGAATTCCAAGATTCTATTAAAAAGTTTTTCGGTACGTGGGATTCAGAACCTCCACTTCTAACAGATTGTGATGACGAACCAATAATAACTGATATGTGCGAAAGATTTGTACAGCAACTGGCAGTGATGGAAAAAAATGGTCCAACATCTAAATTATGGATCCAGTATTTCAAAAGCATTATTATTGCATTGCAATTTTTAGAAGCGGAACGATTAGGCAATTGGGAACTACACTTACAAAGCGTCAAAGAGATGTTACCATTCTTCCATGCAAGTGGACATTATCCATATGCGAAATACGCTCAAATTTATTTGCAACAAATGGCTGACCTCGAGTTAATTATGGATCCAGGAGAATATGACGAATTCACGAAGGAAGGTTTTTTTACAATTCGTAGATCCGAAAAAGCATGGGCTGGAATTTGGTCAGACATGGTTATTGAACAGACCCTCAATCGTTTCTTCGGTACTGACTTGAAGCATGGAAGAGGTGTTACTTCCAGTGTTGTAACAAGATATTTAGTAGCAATGCCATCAGCATTCAATATCATGGAATGTTTAGAGACATATTGCAAGATTGAATCAAGCAACAGTGAACAACATGTTGATATTTCAAGAAGTAGAATCACAAAAGATGAAgtaggaattaaaaaatttttgttttggcttgatgaaagaaATCCATTTGAGGTTAGAACTTCATTAGTATCACTCTCTACTGGAATCATAGGTGGACCAACAATTAATTGTCATAATGCAGTAGAAGTTGGATTGCAAGGTATAGCTACCATGGTtggtaaaaatattgataacgtTTCTTTGTCTAACGCGTTCAAAGTGAAAACACTTGCAAATGCGAAAAGTGGTATGCATATTGGCGATGATTTTGTTGCTGTCGACTCATTCTTGTTAATTCAGAGAATATCAgtattttttcatggcaatGTTGAAGAAACACGCAATGCATTGAAGTACGAGTTGTCACCGTTTCCTCTGAGCTTATTCGACGAACATGGATTAATGAGAAAAACACCAAAATCAGAATTGTATAACGTTTTCCAGCCATACATTCAATCGCCTGCCTTAATATCTGGATCTGgatcaatttttgtaattgatGGTGGCTGGCTTCTGCATAGCTATGTTTGGCCGCATGGAAAGAAATACTCAGACATTTGTTACCTTTACTACTCTTATCTTATTAAACATTTTGGATCTAACGTGACAGTCATATTCGATGGCTACTCGAAGGAAACAATAGGAATTAAGTCCTACGAAAGATATCGCAGAAAAGAAAAATGTGTTGCTGCAGATGTTGAGATTTCTGAAGATAATCTCGTGACCTTGACCCAAAAGAAGTTCCTGTCCAATATTGCAAATAAGAAACAATTTGTAAACTTACTGAGTAATAATCTTCAAAACCGTGGTATTAGCACGAATATAGCTTCAGAAGACGCGGATCTTTTAATTGTCAAAACTGCAATCGAtttaaaaagaagaagaaatcaatccGTGACGATAGTTGGTAATGATATTGACTTACTTATCATTTTGATTTCACTTGTCTCTGACGAAGAGGTAATATACTTTTATAAAATGACACCAGGAAAACAAGCTAATGTTATTTATTCTACGGAATACGATAAAAATTTGAAgccttttttgctttttgcgcaTGCATTTGCAGGTTGCGACACTACAAgtgcaatttttaaaaaaggaaaaaaaagtataatatctttattgaaaaaaaaatcttatttgcAAGCTCTAATTTCTGTTTTCTATGAGTCTAATCGTTCAATTGAGGAATTATACGcagtatctgaaaaaattatattccatCTCTATGGTCAAAGTATTACAGATGAACTGACACTTGGTGAATTAAGATATAGGATATTTTCATTATCGGCTGCTGCTTTTAAAAAAGAAGTTATCTTAGCTTCTTTACCACCGACTGAATCAGCCCTACGAGAACATACAAAACGAGTGTATTATCAAATTCAACAGTGGTTAGGCAACAATCTAAATCCGGACGATTGGGGTTGGAGAAGAACCTTATTTATGATGATACCTATCATGTCAAACGCGGAACCAGCACCAAAGGAGTTAATAGATAAA GTTTCTTGTAGCTGTAAAACGAATTGTTTATCAGCTCGATGTGGTTGCAAAAAAAGTGgtttaaaatgcaataaattttgtaaaagtttccaaggccaaagctgtgaTAACGCTTCTGCAAGATCGTTTAATCTTGAGgatgatgaaaatgaagataaagaagatgaagaaagagatgatagtgatgatgaaaatgatgatgatggaAATGTTTATGAGGATGAAAATGATGGTGAAGAAGAAACTACTGTCGAAGACGGAGAACAAGAAAATGAAGCTATATGTACAGGACGTAAAACTGTTAAAAACACTCGTTCAAAAGTATCCACACAAAAG AACCAATTGTGCATCAGCAAGATGTAG